The Pleuronectes platessa chromosome 23, fPlePla1.1, whole genome shotgun sequence genome contains a region encoding:
- the LOC128429845 gene encoding uncharacterized protein LOC128429845 isoform X1, whose protein sequence is MMTSPKFVLYLTCFFFGKMVQMHHFILSHQVRGFISAYVGDNLTLQCLNEERDHRMYWYKQTPGQKPRVIPLTYRSTKSILFKNEFVDNQRFTVETNDVESQLKIADLQLSDSATYYCIKSQFYVFDFMEGVTVSVKGSGSNIQAVVHQSESIQPGGSVTLSCTVHTGTCYGEHSVYWFKSSEEPQPGLIYTHGDRNHQCERKPDTQTNTCVYNLSMERLNRSHAGTYYCAVAACGHIVFGDGTKLEFDGESLPKTNLMNSDSYVKRDGTKLEFDDEVDWLVVFLSATSAITTLLSVLLAFSICMMRVTGKCYYLLLMIPVIII, encoded by the exons ATGATGACATCTCCTAAGTTTGTTCTCTACCTGACATGTTTCTTCTTTGGGAAAATGg TTCAGATGCATCATTTTATCTTGTCTCATCAAGTCAGGGGATTTATATCAGCATATGTTGGAGACAACTTGACTTTGCAGTGTTTAAATGAGGAGAGGGACCATAGGATGTATTGGTACAAACAAACACCTGGACAGAAACCTCGAGTTATCCCATTGACGTACAGATCCACTAAAAGTATTTTGTTCAAGAATGAATTTGTGGACAATCAACGCTTCACGGTGGAAACTAATGATGTTGAGAGTCAACTAAAAATAGCAGATCTGCAGCTTTCAGACTCAGCTACTTACTACTGTATAAAGAGTCAATTCTATGTGTTTGACTTCATGGAGGGCGTCACTGTCAGTGTGAAAGGTTCAGGGTCTAACATCCAGGCTGTGGTGCATCAGTCTGAGAGCATCCAGCCAGGAGGctctgtgactctcagctgTACAGTTCACACTGGGACCTGTTATGGAGAACACAGTGTTTACTGGTTCAAGAGCTCTGAAGAACCTCAGCCAGGACTCATTTACACCCACGGAGACAGGAACCATCAGTGTGAGAGGAAAcccgacacacagacaaacacctgTGTTTACAACTTGTCAATGGAGAGACTGAACCGTTCTCATGCTGGGACCTACTACTGTGCTGTCGCTGCATGTGGACACATTGTGTTTGGAGACGGGACCAAGCTGGAGTTTGATGGAGAGTCTCTACCAAAGACTAATTTAATGAATAGTGACAGTTATGTAAAAAGAGACGGGACCAAGCTGGAGTTTGATG ATGAGGTGGACTGGCTGGTGGTTTTCTTGAGTGCGACCTCTGCAATCACCACCCTGCTGAGTGTTCTACTGGCTTTCTCAATATGCATGATGAGGGTCACAGGTAAATGCTACTATCTGCTCCTCATGATCCCAGTGATCATTATATGA
- the LOC128429845 gene encoding uncharacterized protein LOC128429845 isoform X2, whose product MHHFILSHQVRGFISAYVGDNLTLQCLNEERDHRMYWYKQTPGQKPRVIPLTYRSTKSILFKNEFVDNQRFTVETNDVESQLKIADLQLSDSATYYCIKSQFYVFDFMEGVTVSVKGSGSNIQAVVHQSESIQPGGSVTLSCTVHTGTCYGEHSVYWFKSSEEPQPGLIYTHGDRNHQCERKPDTQTNTCVYNLSMERLNRSHAGTYYCAVAACGHIVFGDGTKLEFDGESLPKTNLMNSDSYVKRDGTKLEFDDEVDWLVVFLSATSAITTLLSVLLAFSICMMRVTGKCYYLLLMIPVIII is encoded by the exons ATGCATCATTTTATCTTGTCTCATCAAGTCAGGGGATTTATATCAGCATATGTTGGAGACAACTTGACTTTGCAGTGTTTAAATGAGGAGAGGGACCATAGGATGTATTGGTACAAACAAACACCTGGACAGAAACCTCGAGTTATCCCATTGACGTACAGATCCACTAAAAGTATTTTGTTCAAGAATGAATTTGTGGACAATCAACGCTTCACGGTGGAAACTAATGATGTTGAGAGTCAACTAAAAATAGCAGATCTGCAGCTTTCAGACTCAGCTACTTACTACTGTATAAAGAGTCAATTCTATGTGTTTGACTTCATGGAGGGCGTCACTGTCAGTGTGAAAGGTTCAGGGTCTAACATCCAGGCTGTGGTGCATCAGTCTGAGAGCATCCAGCCAGGAGGctctgtgactctcagctgTACAGTTCACACTGGGACCTGTTATGGAGAACACAGTGTTTACTGGTTCAAGAGCTCTGAAGAACCTCAGCCAGGACTCATTTACACCCACGGAGACAGGAACCATCAGTGTGAGAGGAAAcccgacacacagacaaacacctgTGTTTACAACTTGTCAATGGAGAGACTGAACCGTTCTCATGCTGGGACCTACTACTGTGCTGTCGCTGCATGTGGACACATTGTGTTTGGAGACGGGACCAAGCTGGAGTTTGATGGAGAGTCTCTACCAAAGACTAATTTAATGAATAGTGACAGTTATGTAAAAAGAGACGGGACCAAGCTGGAGTTTGATG ATGAGGTGGACTGGCTGGTGGTTTTCTTGAGTGCGACCTCTGCAATCACCACCCTGCTGAGTGTTCTACTGGCTTTCTCAATATGCATGATGAGGGTCACAGGTAAATGCTACTATCTGCTCCTCATGATCCCAGTGATCATTATATGA
- the LOC128429852 gene encoding uncharacterized protein LOC128429852, translating into MRTTMNFTLLSPILCILSWISVSRCEFHVVEVQTGEEVTLLCTNYTISPSHISWFRLENGSNTSHISSMLSLDRGASYFNGFEEEKFNMTSNVSKVFLQIKQVDLSDSGLYICGYSLGTDSRKFPAVYSATYLKVKEQSDEQANLTIEILMGGLIIVLIIIIIALVLKIWKLHTAHKEAQDLQDSKNVGSDDLNYAGLSFLPRAERSRRPAREREPEPNVVYATTKHSRNHRN; encoded by the exons ATGCGCACGACAATGAACTTCACCCTCCTGTCACCTATACTCTGTATCCTCA gttGGATCTCTGTCTCACGTTGTGAATTTCACGTTGTGGAGGTCCAGACCGGTGAAGAGGTCACTCTGCTGTGTACCAACTACACCATTTCCCCCTCTCACATATCATGGTTCAGACTGGAAAACGGATCCAACACCAGCCACATCTCCTCCATGCTCTCCCTTGACAGAGGTGCATCATACTTCAATGGGTTTGAAGAAGAAAAGTTCAACATGACGTCCAACGTCAGTAAAGTCTTTCTCCAAATCAAACAAGTGGATTTATCTGACTCTGGACTCTATATATGTGGCTATAGCCTGGGCACCGACTCCAGAAAATTCCCAGCAGTTTACAGTGCAACGtatttaaaggttaaag AACAGTCTGATGAACAAGCAAATCTGACCATTGAGATCCTCATGGGCGGTCTGATTATCGTCCTCATTATAATCATCATCGCTCTGGTTCTTAAAATCTGGAAACTTCATACag CACATAAAGAGGCACAGGATCTACAAGACAGTAAG AATGTGGGCTCTGATGACCTGAACTACGCAGGACTGAGTTTCCTTCCAAGAGCGGAGCGGAGCAGAAGGCctgctagagagagagagccggagCCTAATGTTGTGTACGCCACCACCAAGCACTCAAGAAACCACCGGAACTGA